The genomic window TCTGACCAACCCGGCAAAACCAACCACCCTGCATTTACTTACCTTGAATTTGCTATTTCCACTTTGGTTCTCGCCATGGCAGCTGCCCTTTGGGCGCCTTCAATTGCTCTGTCCACCTTCTCCCTAGTTTTTGTGTGTCTTATTGGTATAAGCTGCTTCCTTATCCCACGGACcagaatattatttttgtattttccctcTTCTTTGGAGCCGTCAGGAAACACGGTACAGCCATATCCATGCCTCTTGTTATTTGCCCACTCCCCTTCATACTTCATGCCATTGGAGCGCTCGCTAACGCCGAAGCCGTTGCGCTTGTCGTTCTTCCACTCGCCCATGTAGGTTTCCGTGGTGGTGGCGTCCACGTGGTCTTCCACCGGGCAAAAATCACAATCTACATCGCCGAAGCTGATTGTGGAGTTGGCATCGCTGGAACTAATTCTGCTCATGGCCGCGTCGCTGCGGACAGAGCTGCGCTTGCTTGAGATGGAAGACTTTGATTCGGACTTGCGGAGTTTCATGCTTCCGAGAAGTGAGCCCCTCCGGAAAAGGCCGCCCTTCTTCTTGCCCGCTAGCTCAGCGTCTGCGTGGAAGTTGAGCACGAAACCACCGCGGGTACCAGCCGGGCTGTCAGCGGCGGCCGCGGCGTCGTGGAGCACGCTGCCGTTGCTCTGCTCGCTGCGCAGCGAGGCCAGCGAGGTGCGCAGCGGCGAGCGTATCACCGTGGCCATGCCGTAGGGCACGCTCTGGCGCACTCCGTAGCCATGCCGCATACCTCCAGCCCACTGGCCCTGGTAGGTACCTTGGAGAGACCGCAAGAAAGCACCGTGAGTCGGCGGCAGAAGCTGCGCAATCACCTGCACCATCCAGCGCACACTCAAATCTGACCATTTCCAAGTCAACCCTGGAGGATACTTTGCATCCACTTGTGAATCCCCGCCCTGTAATTTTGGGGGTAAGGTTTTAATGTCATTGCACAGAATTTTCCAGTAGTcagataatttttgcttttcattaaaaaatttatgCAAGTATTTCAGAGGAAAACCAGTACTTTCTAATACAAAAAGTGAACACTGGAAAACAACATTCTCCTCTGAAATTAATGCATCAAAAATTCCTCTTAGGAAGAAGACAAGGAAACAGGAGAATATGAAATGAATtctatttgtacattttattctaatattaCTAATTTAGCTGGAAAACTCTAAAAAATGACTTTTAGGTCTATGTCAGTATAACATTCCAAAAAGCACAGAGGCTTAAATCTGAATACTTGGGACACAGTCATCAAATGAACGTCTTAAATTTTCTGCTACATTCAGCATCTCTTTTTTTAGTGTAGAGAAAACTGTTGAATATTCAGGATTATCATTTGAATTTGGGTGAACCTTTTTGAGCTGAGTGAATTGACaaccataatatatattatgaataCAGTGaactattatgaaaaaaaatgagcaatTTAACATTTTTGTGCTTCTAAGTGAAAAGGTCAAAGCTTTGTGCCATGTCATTTGCCAAATCTCTGCATCCTCTATGGATTTTCCTAGCTGCCACTGCATTGTAAATCACACCACAGACTAGAAGCACCCTGAGGGCAGAATTACTTCATACCAGAACACAAAATTCTCATGTGTCCTGTGGTCTGTGTTTGTGGACAGAGGGTGTTTGATGACTATGTTGACATTAAAATGATATGGTGGCTAAAAGGTATACCCTTTACCCTTGGAGAAACTGATGTAAGGCCAGATGAAATCTTTTACTGTTACCGTTTTGGACTTCATCTCAGAGAAAAGGTATATTTGACACTATTACAATGTTGATACCAGATCACTCTGTCAACAAATATTATGCTTTTTCAGGATAATCTGTCATCTAAAGCATTTGTAGTGAATATTTTGCTACTAAATaaacaaagacattaaaaaataacctggtacaggttttaaaataatcttaggAGGAAATGAATGTTAAATTAGGGAATTTAGAAGTTTCTTTTCAAAATCAAGGCCATTTCCTTTAATTAAGGGTAAATTTTAATTTACAGTATCCCTCAAAAGAAGCTAtctggaaaattttaaatgtaattacttCTGTGTTATTCATAACAATTCACAATgtcagagaaaacaaataatgatTAGTCTGTCTTGACCTCTTTCCATTTCTGATTATATAGATCTACCCTGCAGTCACTTTGCATTTTATATTGCCATGTACAGATTTCCACTGCATggcatatattcatttttaaaacactgagcAAAAATGCTAGTGGTTTTATATAACTGTGTCAACAATGGCTGGTTATTTCATtgcatttaaaagttaaaaccaTAACGACTCCCAAGTCAACAGTTTTGACCAATTTCAAGACTACCTTCTCTTTTTGTTCATTCTGACGTAGGTGACATAGGCAATAGCagatatacaatgaaatactaagTGGGTCTGGTACTCTAACTGTCATATTCTGGGTAGATGTGAAGTCTTAACCTGACATCTATGAACTTCTGAGGAGGTGGGTGGCCCATAGTTTTCTCCGAAAGATTAACCCAAGAGGATAAGATAGTCATGTAAAACATTTCAGGCTAAGAAGATTCCTACTGAATATCGGCCATCTCCAAATACCGCCATCTCAACAGGAATGGGAATGGAATTCTTAGGAAATTTTGActttgatttttcctttgcctAGACGGGTAAAATTTAAATTCTAGAATGAAAGTTTCACAATCTGGCTTGAACATACTAAAATAAACcaccttatttttaatattttgttggtTAAAAGAAAGCTGTAATCATATCCTCCTAACTTTTGTCTAGAGTGACAAGTTAATTTTGCTAGAACAATTTGCAGAGATGTTGTTTGATATCAATAAGTATCTACACTTTTAAAATACAACCATACCatcttggtaaatgtttaacactGATGGAAAATTAACAGCTAGTTTCCTTAAACTGTTATCTTCAAAAATACGACTAGTACAGTATTTAGAATTTCCAAAAAAGTATGGCTTGAAAATCCAAGCTGTTTAAGGCAACAGCAATAATTAGAAAGTTTAAGTCTCTGCTTAACTGTCAAACAGGGAAGGGGGGACAAGAGCATTGGCCACATTCCTCTCCCATTTTGTTAAATCACAGTATATGAAAGAATTCCTCCACCGAATTGCTAGAAACCAATTTACAGTCAAACTGTTAGCAGttcatctgaaatttaaaataggttTAGTTTAGTCAATGAACCTAGGAAAAAAAAGGGCCTATTTCTTTATGAAGCAGGTGGGTTCCAACTTCTCCCTGCTGCTCAAATAAAGTTCTAATTAGTTCCTCTTGATTCCTAAAATGTAGATGCATATTTCACAagtataaaaattacttttaccaGTTTTAAACTGTGTTCATTTGGGAGCTAATTTTTAAGATTTAGTCGTTTTAACTACACAATCTTGTAGTGGAAGGCATCCAGTTTAGGAGTTTCAGTCAAATCTGCACTGCACTATGCCAAACTTCAGTTTATATGCTCTGAATGGGTATGTGCAAATATGCATCTAGTTAACAAAACATTATGTTTTCCCAGAAATTTTCAATAGTTTTACGGCAAGTGAAAAACAAAGTACAGATCAGAATTAGCACAAAAAATTCTGGGCACCTAGATTTGGATTTCATGAGTATGAGACTAACGTATTGTTGATATTCAGGGGGTTTCTATTTCAGCAACATACCATACACAAATCACTAATAAAATAAGTTATACTTCTCATATGAAATTActgcttccttcctcctccagtTTAATGTCACCACAAAAAAACACGGAATCAGATTTTCCCTGAATCTGATACAGGGTGTACAGGGATGGACATGTGGCGATGGGGAGAGTGGAGACAAAAACAAGCTAACTCCTTAGTGAGAACAGCAGAAaacaagctaatttttttgtgataTTCCTATTTTGGCCAAAACCTTTGTATGAAATAAGTTATAGCAATACACTTGCTTTAGACTCCCCTTTTATGATTGAGGACTTTCTAATGAAATAAAGTTACATATGAGACAGCAGAAAATCCATTAGCACAGAGTAGACATTCAGCTGtgatttttaaggtttttcttcCTAACTGTAGcatattagattttttttggtagaagaaGAAAACCACAGTACCACCTAGCATGATGCcaagttttaagttttttttgtttttttaagtttattttaaaactgaaggCAGATTATTCATAAAATCATTCTGGAGACTTATTTGGGCTTCTACAACATGTACACAGACAACCTCTACTGTGCTATATATATTTTGATTACTAGGTATAATGAATACTCTAAACCAAGAGAGTGTGTTTAATGAATAGCATCTTTAAAAGAAGACTATTTCCAACTTTCCAAAACTGAAGAGAACCATCCCTGGCCTTCttaaaagattataaaacaatgcacacatttaaaaaaataaattttgcctTCTACTTTTGAGCATGGAATTTAGTTATACAGTAGAGCTGGGGCCTCCAACAAAATCCAGTCACAAACTAATATATTTATAGCGCTGTCAACCAGGTACTTTATGCCCATTCAGAACATTTAAGGGTCCTAATTAACTATTGTGAAACTCGGTACTCAGCCCCACAGAAAAGTATTAGAGaacgtttttttcttttaatccatgAGAACCATACACTTAATTTATACTGTAGGATGAAAAGATGTCCTTTTTAGCAAGTTCTACCATTCTGCCATTTTGCATTTGAAACACGGCCCAAGTGTTCTGACTAAGTGAAGTGTACAAATTGTGTAAGCTTTTATATAAGCAATGGTATAAATGGGGTTGCAGTGGGCTGGAGAAACTTTTAATTACATCCCTTTAATATCCTCCAACTCTGAGCTGCTTAATTCCAAAAAGTGATGTCGCCTCCTACAACCCTTTTCAACTAAATATGATTATGTTTATGGGGAAATGCACTTTGCTAAAGCATAAGCTATCCATGAATATCTTTCTCAGCGTATTACACAAGGAGATTCATCAGGTTTTGACACCTGTTTCAGTAATGTATACTTTTCCTAATAAAAGAGGAACTTCTGTCCTGGTATATACACAATCCCTTTGGCAAATATTGTTAAATCTTAAAAGAAGGTGATCTTTGTTCACAGCCAGGCATACTGCTTAGGTCATACATAATGCAAATTTCTGTTTCAGTATTGCCATTCTCAGGAGTAAAGTAGCTGCTAACTTAGCAGCATAGGAACACACCTGccaattgtatttttttcaacGTAGACTTCATGGCCCATTTCTAAAATATCTTGCTAGTAATTTGTCCAAGATCTCCAGGTCAGCAAAGACTGCTACTCTTTTAAGACCAATATTTTAAGGAATGGAATGAAAACTAGGAACTCTCACACTCTGAACTCCACCTGCATCAGGTGGCCTTTCTGCTCCCATAACTCGGACGTTTCCAAATGCACCCCCAAATAAGGTACAATTCCCCAACATCCTAGTTACGGGGTTCTGGCTTCTATCTTTAGGCTACTAGAGGACCAGGAGCGAAATACGATTCCACGTGAAACCAATCCGGGGAGCGGTCAGCGGACCTCCAGCCTCACTCGCTCAGGGTGTTCGCTCTAACTCCACGGGAGTGGCGATTTCAAACCCAGCCGGGAGAGGGAGGGATCAGGAACGTAATGTGACGGGCTCAAGTGACAGCGTCCTCTCTCCAGTCCAACCCTCCCGGGCGGCGCTCCCTCCCGGTGGCAGCGCAGCGCTGGCGCCGGCCAGGTACATTCACGCCTAGCTCCCCTGAGTGTGGACACACGGTCCGCTGGTCCGCTCCAAGAACGGGGTCAGATCCAGCCCTGGCGCCCCAGCCCTGGCGCCCCAGTCCGGCCCCAGCGCCGCCTCTGGGAAGGGCGGGCGCGGGCGGGAGGCGCCCCCAGGTGTTTTGGCGGGTTTCCGGACACGTGCGCCCGGCGTCCTCCTCACTTCCCCACAGCGAGGGCAGAGCCCACCGCACCAGCTCGCGGAGGAGCCGAGCCGCCCGCCACGCCGCTCACCTCCGTCCCCGTAGGTCTCCACGCCGTACCCGTCTTGCAGCCCGTTACTCCAGGTACCCTCGTAGCGAGCGGGGGTGCACAGGCTCTGCCGGACCCCGTAGCGCCCCTTGAAACCATGTGACCACTCCCCCCGGTACATCCACTTGCCCTTCGTCTCCACCCCCAGCCCGTGCCGCTTGCCCTGCGCCCAGTAGCCCTGGTAGGTATTGCCGCTGGGCCAGGTGTAGCCTCC from Macaca mulatta isolate MMU2019108-1 chromosome 8, T2T-MMU8v2.0, whole genome shotgun sequence includes these protein-coding regions:
- the JPH1 gene encoding junctophilin-1, which translates into the protein MTGGRFDFDDGGTYCGGWEEGKAHGHGICTGPKGQGEYSGSWSHGFEVVGGYTWPSGNTYQGYWAQGKRHGLGVETKGKWMYRGEWSHGFKGRYGVRQSLCTPARYEGTWSNGLQDGYGVETYGDGGTYQGQWAGGMRHGYGVRQSVPYGMATVIRSPLRTSLASLRSEQSNGSVLHDAAAAADSPAGTRGGFVLNFHADAELAGKKKGGLFRRGSLLGSMKLRKSESKSSISSKRSSVRSDAAMSRISSSDANSTISFGDVDCDFCPVEDHVDATTTETYMGEWKNDKRNGFGVSERSNGMKYEGEWANNKRHGYGCTVFPDGSKEEGKYKNNILVRGIRKQLIPIRHTKTREKVDRAIEGAQRAAAMARTKVEIANSRTAHARAKADAADQAALAARQECDIARAVARELSPDFYQPGPDYVKQRFQEGVDAKENPEEKVPEKPPTPKESPHFYRKGTTPPRSPEASPKHSHSPTSSPKPLKKQNPSSGARLNQDKRSVADEQVTAIVNKPLMSKAPAKEAGAVVPQSKYSGRHHIPNPSNGELHSQYHGYYVKLNAPQHPPVDVEDGDGSSQSSSALVHKPSANKWSPSKSVTKPVAKESKAEPKAKKSELAIPKNPASNDSCPALEKEANSGPNSIMIVLVMLLNIGLAILFVHFLT